From Aurantiacibacter atlanticus, a single genomic window includes:
- a CDS encoding NAD(P)-dependent oxidoreductase, with amino-acid sequence MTDNLTHAVFGAGGKTGTLLLEQAMQRGHHVRGLEHHLPDPAKRIEGVDYIQCDVLEDDLADAIRGCDAVISTLGVSFTPSTAIDPPPLYTEGTRRIVEAMGRVGIDRIAVISAAFVDQQAGVPSWFRLTVVPALANILEHMRAMERMLEAEQGLKWTAARPGWLIDLPYSGEAQVKARTLSTDCFRCCHADLAALLLDSVVSGRWIHEKPAVGKPEADDLEGLLALREELESLHLRRDR; translated from the coding sequence TCTTCGGCGCCGGTGGAAAGACCGGCACGCTGCTCCTCGAACAGGCGATGCAGCGCGGCCACCACGTGCGCGGTCTCGAGCATCATTTACCGGACCCGGCGAAACGGATCGAAGGTGTCGACTATATCCAATGCGACGTTCTCGAGGACGACCTTGCTGATGCCATTCGTGGTTGCGATGCGGTTATTTCCACCCTTGGCGTTTCGTTCACGCCATCGACCGCGATCGACCCACCACCGCTCTACACCGAGGGTACGCGCCGCATTGTCGAAGCGATGGGCCGCGTCGGCATCGACCGGATCGCAGTGATATCCGCCGCATTCGTGGACCAGCAAGCCGGAGTGCCGTCATGGTTCCGGCTGACAGTTGTCCCCGCTCTGGCAAACATTCTCGAACACATGCGGGCCATGGAGCGCATGCTCGAGGCCGAGCAAGGTCTCAAGTGGACGGCCGCAAGACCCGGTTGGCTTATCGATTTGCCCTATAGCGGCGAAGCGCAAGTGAAAGCGCGGACGCTATCGACGGACTGCTTCCGCTGCTGCCATGCCGATCTCGCTGCCCTGCTTCTCGATTCAGTAGTGAGTGGGAGGTGGATCCACGAAAAGCCTGCCGTAGGCAAACCGGAGGCTGACGATCTGGAAGGGCTTCTTGCCCTTCGCGAGGAACTAGAAAGCCTCCATCTTCGTCGCGATAGGTGA